From Amphiprion ocellaris isolate individual 3 ecotype Okinawa chromosome 10, ASM2253959v1, whole genome shotgun sequence, one genomic window encodes:
- the LOC111580933 gene encoding tripartite motif-containing protein 16-like — MAEKGVQLDRETFSCSICLDLLKDPVTLSCGHSYCMKCIKAHWDGEDEKRIYSCPQCRKIFTPRPVLEKNILLAVLVEELKKTGLQAAAADHCYAGDEDVSCDVCTGRKLKAFKSCLFCLASFCEKHLQTHYDSPPFQKHQLVEPSKKLQENICSHHDEVKKMFCRTDQQSICYLCFVDEHKGHDTVSAAAERTERQRELEVSRQNIQQRIQDREKDVKLLQQQLEAINGSADKAVEDSEEMFTHMIHLIQKTGRDVEQQIRSQQETEVSGVKELKEKLEQEIRDLKRKDAELKQLSHTEDHNQFLHNYPSVSALSESTHSSSINIHPLRHFEEVTAAVSELRDHLQDIVRDTWTNISLTGTQVDVSLSDSQAEPKTRAGFLKYSRQITLDPNTAHRKLVLSEGNRKVTFTRQQQSYSDHPDRFTGCYQVLSRESLTGRCYWEVEWRGRGVYVAVAYKNISRAAVGTECVFGYNDKSWALYCLQNDYEFRYNNIQTPISGPQSSRVGVYLDHSAGILSFYSVSETMTLLHRVQTTFTQQIHAGLGVYGNGSSAELCKLK; from the coding sequence ATGGCTGAGAAAGGAGTTCAGCTGGACCGAGAAACCTTCTCTTGTTCCATCTGTCTGGATCTACTGAAGGATCCGGTGACTCTTTCCTGTGGACACAGCTACTGCATGAAGTGTATTAAAGCCCACTGGGATGGAGAGGATGAGAAGAGAATCTACAGCTGCCCTCAGTGCAGGAAGATCTTCACACCGAGGCCTGTCCTGGAGAAAAACATCTTGTTAGCAGTTTtagtggaggagctgaagaagactggactccaagctgctgctgctgatcactgCTATGCTGGAGATGAAGATGTGTCCTGTGATGTCTGCACTGGGAGGAAACTGAAAGCCTTCAAGTCCTGTTTATTCTGTCTGGCCTCTTTCTGTGAGAAACACCTTCAGACTCACTATGATTCACCTCCATTCCAGAAACACCAGCTGGTGGAACCCTCCAAGAAGCTCCAGGAGAACATCTGCTCTCATCACGATGAGGTGAAGAAGATGTTCTGCCGCACTGATCAGCAGTCTATCTGTTATCTCTGCTTTGTGGATGAACATAAAGGCCACGACACAgtctcagctgcagcagaaaggacggagaggcagagagagctggaggtgAGTCGACAAAACATCCAGCAGAGAATccaggacagagagaaagatgtGAAGCTGCTCCAACAGCAGCTGGAGGCCATCAATGGCTCTGCTGATAAAGCAGTGGAGGACAGTGAGGAGATGTTCACCCACATGATCCATCTCATCCAGAAAACAGGACGAGATGTGGAGCAGCAGATCAGATCCCAGCAGGAGACTGAAGTGAGTGGAGTCAAAGAGCTGaaggagaagctggagcaggagatCAGAGATCTGAAGAGGAAAGATGCTGAGCTGAAGCAGCTCTCACACACAGAGGATCACAACCAGTTTCTCCACAACTACCCCTCAGTGTCAGCACTCAGTGAGTCCACACACTCATCCAGCATCAACATCCATCCTCTGAGACACTTTGAGGAGGTGACAGCAGCTGTGTCAGAGCTCAGAGATCATCTACAGGACATTGTGAGGGACACATGGACAAACATCTCACTGACAGGGACTCAAGTGGATGTTTCACTGTCAGATTCACAAGCAGAGCCAAAGACCAGAGCTGGATTCTTGAAATATTCACGTCAAATCACTCTGGATCCAAACACAGCACACAGAAAGCTGGTATTATCTGAAGGGAACAGAAAAGTAACATTTACACGTCAACAGCAGTCTTATTCTGATCATCCAGACAGATTCACTGGATGTTATCAGGTCCTGAGTAGAGAGAGTCTGACTGGACGttgttactgggaggtggagtggagaggaagaggagtttATGTAGCAGTAGCATACAAGAATatcagcagagcagcagttGGGACTGAATGTGTATTTGGATATAATGACAAATCTTGGGCATTATATTGTCTCCAAAATGATTATGAATTTAGGTACAACAACATCCAAACTCCCATCTCAGGTCCTCAGTCCTCCAGAGTTGGAGTTTACCTGGATCACAGTGCAGGTATTCTGTCCTTCTACAGCGTCTCTGAAACCATGActctcctccacagagtccagaccacaTTCACTCAGCAGATACATGCTGGACTTGGAGTTTATGGTAATGGATCAAGTGCTGAGTTGTGTAAACTGAAGTAG
- the LOC111580934 gene encoding tripartite motif-containing protein 16-like, which produces MAEKGVQLDRETISCSICLDLLKDPVTLSCGHSYCMKCIKAHWDGEDEKRIYSCPQCRKIFTPRPVLEKNILLAVLVEELKKTGLQAAAADHCYAGDEDVSCDVCTGRKLKAFKSCLVCLASFCEKHLQPHYDSPPFQKHQLVEPSKKLQENICSHHDEVKKMFCRTDQQSICYLCSVDEHKGHDTVSAAAERTERQRELEVSRQNIQQRIQDREKDVKLLQQQLEAINGSADKAVEDSEEMFTHMIHLIQKTGRDVEQQIRSQQETEVSGVKELKEKLEQEIRDLKRKDAELKQLSHTEDHNQFLHNYPSVSALSESTHSSSINIHPLGHFEEVTAAVSELRDHLQDIVRDTWTNISLTGTQVDVSLSDSQAEPKTRAGFLKYSRQITLDPNTADTNLVLSEGNRKASYMDQPQSYSDHPDRFTYWCQVLSRESLTGRCYWEVEWRGRGVYVAVAYKNISRAGGWTECVFGFNDKSWTLCCYQKNYVFRYNNIKTPVSGPLSSRVGVYLDHRAGILSFYSVSETMTLLHRVQTTFTQQIHAGLGVSLDTSAELCKLK; this is translated from the coding sequence ATGGCTGAGAAAGGAGTTCAGCTGGACCGAGAAACAATCTCTTGTTCCATCTGTCTGGATCTACTGAAGGATCCGGTGACTCTTTCCTGTGGACACAGCTACTGCATGAAGTGTATTAAAGCCCACTGGGATGGAGAGGATGAGAAGAGAATCTACAGCTGCCCTCAGTGTAGGAAGATCTTCACACCGAGGCCTGTCCTGGAGAAAAACATCTTGTTAGCAGTTTtagtggaggagctgaagaagactggactccaagctgctgctgctgatcactgCTATGCTGGAGATGAAGATGTGTCCTGTGATGTCTGCACTGGGAGGAAACTGAAAGCCTTCAAGTCCTGTTTAGTCTGTCTGGCCTCTTTCTGTGAGAAACACCTTCAGCCTCACTATGATTCACCTCCATTCCAGAAACACCAGCTGGTGGAACCCTCCAAGAAGCTCCAGGAGAACATCTGCTCTCATCACGATGAGGTGAAGAAGATGTTCTGCCGCACTGATCAGCAGTCTATCTGttatctctgctctgtggatgAACATAAAGGCCACGACACAgtctcagctgcagcagaaaggacggagaggcagagagagctggaggtgAGTCGACAAAACATCCAGCAGAGAATccaggacagagagaaagatgtGAAGCTGCTCCAACAGCAGCTGGAGGCCATCAATGGCTCTGCTGATAAAGCAGTGGAGGACAGTGAGGAGATGTTCACCCACATGATCCATCTCATCCAGAAAACAGGCCGAGATGTGGAGCAGCAGATCAGATCCCAGCAGGAGACTGAAGTGAGTGGAGTCAAAGAGCTGaaggagaagctggagcaggagatCAGAGATCTGAAGAGGAAAGATGCTGAGCTGAAGCAGCTCTCACACACAGAGGATCACAACCAGTTTCTCCACAACTACCCCTCAGTGTCAGCACTCAGTGAGTCCACACACTCATCCAGCATCAACATCCATCCTCTGGGACACTTTGAGGAGGTGACAGCAGCTGTGTCAGAGCTCAGAGATCATCTACAGGACATTGTGAGGGACACATGGACAAACATCTCACTGACAGGGACTCAAGTGGATGTTTCACTGTCAGATTCACAAGCAGAGCCAAAGACCAGAGCTGGATTCTTGAAATATTCACGTCAAATCACTCTGGATccaaacacagcagacacaaaCCTGGTATTATCTGAAGGTAACAGAAAAGCATCATATATGGATCAACCACAGTCTTATTCTGATCATCCAGACAGATTCACTTATTGGTGTCAGGTCCTGAGTAGAGAGAGTCTGACTGGACGttgttactgggaggtggagtggagaggaagaggagtttATGTAGCAGTAGCATACAAGAATatcagcagagcaggaggctggACTGAATGTGTATTTGGATTTAATGACAAATCTTGGACATTATGTTGTTACCAAAAGAATTATGTATTTAGGTACAACAACATCAAAACTCCCGTCTCAGGTCCTCTGTCCTCCAGAGTTGGAGTTTACCTGGATCACAGAGCAGGTATTCTGTCCTTCTACAGCGTCTCTGAAACCATGActctcctccacagagtccagaccacaTTCACTCAGCAGATACATGCTGGACTTGGAGTTTCTCTTGATACAAGTGCTGAGTTGTGTAAACTGAAGTAG